The following proteins are co-located in the Apium graveolens cultivar Ventura chromosome 5, ASM990537v1, whole genome shotgun sequence genome:
- the LOC141723495 gene encoding uncharacterized protein LOC141723495: MTTRIAPGVGANLLGQHAAERNQDATAYVGNLDPQASEELLWELFVQAGPVVNVYVPKDRVTNLHQGYGFVEFRSEEDADYAIKVLNMIKLFGKPIRVNKASQDKKSLDVGANLFVGNLDPDVDEKLLYDTFSAFGGIASNPKIMRDPDTGNSRGFGFISYESFEASDAAIEAMNGQYLCNRQITVSYAYKKDTKGERHGTPAERVLAASNPGIQKSRPHTLFASGPPSLNNVAQANGAIGAPVPPRPFANGVVPSGQIPAFRPAFRPPPPQVFPQMQMSGPPPSWQGHQQGQTLAPPPMQQQPLQHYRPPPPNMPPPPQQMAQMMNRPPPPPAAMGAPQYWRQPPPPQHMVGGHHVMQQMSMPPPPPPNAQPPPPPASS, translated from the exons ATGACTACTCGAATTGCACCCGGAGTAGGAGCAAACTTGCTAGGTCAGCACGCCGCCGAGAGGAACCAAGACGCCACCGCTTATGTCGGCAACCTCGATCCTCAG GCCAGTGAAGAGTTGTTATGGGAGTTGTTTGTTCAAGCAGGCCCTGTTG TTAATGTTTACGTTCCCAAAGATAGAGTGACTAATCTTCATCAGGGTTATGGATTTGTTGAATTTAGAAGTGAAGAAGATGCCGACTAT GCTATCAAAGTTTTAAACATGATCAAACTCTTTGGAAAGCCTATACGTGTGAATAAG GCATCTCAAGACAAGAAGAGCTTGGATGTTGGAGCAAATCTTTTTGTTGGAAATCTTGATCCA GACGTTGATGAGAAACTCTTATATGATACTTTCAGTGCATTTGGGGGCATTGCTTCAAATCCTAAG ATAATGAGAGATCCAGACACAGGGAACTCCCGTGGATTTGGTTTCATCAGCTATGAATCTTTTGAGGCGTCTGATGCTGCTATCGAG GCAATGAATGGTCAGTATCTTTGCAACCGTCAGATAACAGTGTCATATGCATACAAGAAAGATACAAAAGGGGAGCGACATGGTACCCCAGCAG AGCGAGTTCTGGCTGCAAGTAATCCTGGCATCCAGAAAAGCAGGCCACACACTTTGTTTGCAAGTGGACCCCCTTCACTTAATAATGTAGCGCAGGCTAATGGTGCTATTGGTGCCCCAGTTCCTCCACGGCCTTTTGCAAATGGGGTTGTTCCTTCTGGCCAAATCCCGGCATTCCGCCCGGCATTCCGCCCACCACCACCACAAGTCTTTCCACAAATGCAAATGTCTGGCCCGCCACCATCATGGCAGGGCCATCAACAAGGCCAAACACTTGCACCACCTCCCATGCAGCAGCAACCACTTCAGCATTACAGGCCGCCTCCACCTAACATGCCACCACCGCCACAGCAGATGGCACAGATGATGAATAGACCTCCCCCTCCTCCAGCTGCAATGGGTGCCCCACAATATTGGAGGCAGCCTCCGCCCCCTCAGCACATGGTTGGCGGGCACCATGTAATGCAGCAAATGTCCATGCCTCCACCTCCACCACCTAATGCGCAGCCACCACCACCTCCTGCATCAAGTTAA
- the LOC141659850 gene encoding uncharacterized protein LOC141659850 — protein sequence MVRQERPSFVFLCETIDNKSKVERVRRSLRFDGVISVDAIGKSGGLALMWRDKEQVQLRSLSKYHIDVEISMEGKDKWRLTGIYGEPDRTQRRKTWELLRNLARDSNLPWCVIGDLNNVISHQDKKGGAPYPDWLIEGFNETLADTGLIDMDLVGHQFTWEKDVVLQSGWRQLVIESWDGSGGEDIRGKIKKCGENLYQWGKEVTGRFSERLKKCKIEMRRLRKYRDPDSVRAYDEVKKQLLLILEQKEIFWRQRSKQLWLHSGDKNSKFFHASATAKIRSNQIHRLKDGEGN from the exons ATGGTGAGACAAGAGAGGCCATCTTTTGTTTTCTTATGTGAAACTATTGATAATAAAAGCAAAGTGGAGAGAGTGAGAAGATCTCTTCGTTTTGATGGGGTAATTTCAGTAGATGCTATAGGTAAAAGTGGCGGTTTAGCTCTAATGTGGAGGGATAAAGAGCAGGTTCAGTTACGTAGTCTGTCTAAATATCATATCGATGTGGAAATTAGCATGGAAGGTAAAGATAAATGGAGGCTGACTGGGATCTACGGGGAACCAGATAGAACTCAACGAAGAAAAACATGGGAGTTACTCCGTAATTTGGCGAGAGACTCGAATCTTCCTTGGTGTGTTATAGGGGATCTCAATAATGTGATATCTCACCAAGATAAAAAAGGAGGTGCTCCGTATCCTGACTGGTTGATAGAAGGTTTTAATGAGACGTTAGCAGATACTGGACTCATAGATATGGATTTGGTTGGACACCAATTTACTTGGGAAAAGGACGTGGTACTGCAGAGTGGATGGAG ACAATTGGTTATAGAAAGCTGGGATGGGAGTGGCGGTGAGGACATTCGGGGTAAAATTAAAAAGTGTGGTGAGAATTTGTATCAATGGGGCAAGGAAGTAACAGGCAGATTTAGTGAAAGATTAAAGAAATGCAAGATAGAAATGCGTAGACTGAGAAAGTACAGGGATCCTGATTCAGTTCGTGCATATGATGAGGTGAAGAAGCAGCTGTTGTTAATTCTGGAACAAAAAGAAATTTTTTGGAGGCAACGTTCGAAGCAATTGTGGTTGCACTCAGGGGATAAGAATAGTAAATTCTTTCATGCTTCAGCAACAGCTAAAATAAGGAGTAATCAGATTCATCGGCTAAAAGACGGGGAAGGGAACTAG
- the LOC141723496 gene encoding small ribosomal subunit protein mL103 (rPPR7)-like: MSSSFALRHVRRLSISAVTNAAVESPPISMTRAQFTSKLRSEHDPNKVLEMYEAVSKLDISPLFARHAQDLTVKRLAKAKRFDDIEKLIESKKSDPKVNQEAFVSTLIRSYGLAGMFDHSMRMYEQLGDLGAPRSVVSFNALLSACNHSKLFDKVCLLFDEMPQRHGFLPDKVSYGLLVKAYCDDGKAELGVEKLKEMEEKGIEVTVITFTTILHALYKKGSVDEAERLWSEMTGKGFVPDAGAYNVRVMNAQNGKVEDLVKMIEEMKEAGVKPDSISYNYLINCYCKNGMIDEAKKVYEGLEGNGCKPNGATFGTMIHYLAKNEMFDYGYKVFKDSMRANKMPDFCILKPLVVGLVKSTSKKRAKEIIRSAKRNYPPSFMETLKKVEEELGLVSDNSVDVGEAPSETC, translated from the coding sequence ATGTCTTCTTCTTTCGCTCTCCGTCATGTCCGTCGCTTATCAATCTCCGCCGTCACTAACGCCGCCGTAGAATCCCCACCCATCTCAATGACCCGAGCCCAGTTCACATCCAAGCTCCGAAGCGAACACGACCCGAACAAAGTCTTGGAAATGTATGAAGCTGTCTCTAAGCTCGACATTTCCCCTCTCTTTGCTCGCCACGCTCAAGATTTAACCGTCAAGCGTCTCGCTAAGGCTAAGCGATTCGATGACATCGAAAAGCTTATCGAGTCGAAAAAAAGTGATCCTAAAGTGAATCAAGAGGCGTTTGTTAGTACTTTGATTAGGTCTTATGGGCTTGCTGGTATGTTTGATCATTCTATGAGAATGTATGAGCAATTGGGTGATTTGGGTGCGCCGCGGAGTGTGGTTTCGTTTAATGCTTTGTTGTCTGCTTGTAATCATTCGAAGCTGTTTGATAAGGTGTGCCTACTGTTTGATGAAATGCCGCAGAGACATGGGTTTTTGCCCGATAAGGTTTCGTATGGGTTGTTGGTTAAGGCGTATTGCGATGATGGGAAGGCTGAATTGGGGGTTGAGAAGTTGAAGGAAATGGAGGAGAAGGGGATTGAGGTTACTGTGATTACGTTTACGACGATTTTGCATGCTTTATATAAGAAAGGGAGTGTTGATGAGGCGGAGAGGTTGTGGAGTGAGATGACGGGGAAAGGGTTTGTGCCTGATGCTGGGGCTTATAATGTGAGGGTCATGAATGCGCAGAATGGGAAGGTTGAGGATCTGGTGAAGATGATTGAGGAAATGAAGGAGGCAGGGGTTAAACCGGACTCGATTAGTTATAATTATTTGATCAATTGTTATTGTAAGAATGGGATGATTGATGAAGCAAAGAAGGTCTATGAAGGACTGGAAGGGAATGGTTGTAAGCCTAATGGGGCAACATTCGGGACTATGATTCATTATTTGGCTAAGAACGAGATGTTTGATTATGGATACAAGGTGTTTAAGGATAGCATGAGGGCTAATAAAATGCCAGATTTTTGCATTTTGAAGCCTTTGGTGGTTGGGTTGGTGAAGAGTACGAGTAAGAAGCGTGCCAAAGAGATTATCCGCTCTGCTAAGAGAAATTACCCCCCAAGTTTTATGGAAACATTAAAGAAGGTTGAAGAAGAGCTTGGATTGGTTAGTGATAATTCTGTTGACGTAGGAGAAGCTCCGAGTGAGACCTGTTGA